Proteins encoded within one genomic window of Mycobacterium gallinarum:
- a CDS encoding ESX secretion-associated protein EspG, translating into MGAQLSTTSEGLWLTAALSGITRLPAALRVRPVGDTEAMLASHPGLQVLEEAGVCQGRTLDPDVQEWLLTLGRCDIDVSIMVTRPDERSERLTGPPEIFKPPADPLKEPLAAAAALRAWRAHQSAARTAVLCRRDGKWVVAARVWRSGDEPLDEVTISPLEGDTTVFEAVNDLLGDELPAEFEGINIEAERLESVLSSWQADPQGYDVIGELLKLGLTARQARVIVAVSDTGAVRAAIGATQYSLDGPEFAATGAMVVDSLMGRVVISSSTTDDQQRWTMLFPGTTARTGRAVSDVLKDLPSGAGWQHHQRIQTFHAH; encoded by the coding sequence ATGGGAGCGCAGCTGTCGACCACCTCCGAAGGCTTGTGGTTGACGGCTGCGCTCTCGGGTATCACCCGACTTCCCGCAGCACTGCGGGTGCGGCCAGTGGGCGACACCGAGGCCATGCTGGCATCGCATCCAGGACTGCAGGTACTCGAGGAGGCGGGGGTGTGCCAAGGGCGCACCCTCGACCCCGACGTGCAGGAATGGCTTCTGACCCTGGGCCGATGCGATATTGACGTGTCGATCATGGTGACCCGCCCGGACGAGCGATCCGAGCGCCTCACCGGGCCCCCCGAAATCTTCAAACCGCCGGCGGATCCGCTCAAAGAGCCGCTCGCCGCCGCCGCGGCGCTACGCGCATGGCGCGCACACCAATCTGCCGCTCGCACAGCGGTTCTCTGTCGCCGCGACGGCAAATGGGTTGTCGCAGCGCGCGTGTGGCGAAGCGGTGATGAACCACTTGACGAAGTAACCATCAGCCCCCTGGAGGGTGACACGACAGTCTTTGAGGCTGTCAACGACCTGCTCGGTGATGAGCTTCCGGCCGAATTCGAAGGCATCAACATCGAGGCCGAGCGCCTGGAATCGGTGCTGAGCAGCTGGCAGGCCGACCCGCAGGGCTACGACGTGATTGGGGAGCTTCTCAAGCTGGGCCTAACCGCCCGCCAGGCTCGCGTTATCGTCGCAGTATCCGACACCGGCGCCGTTCGCGCGGCCATCGGCGCCACCCAATACTCACTGGACGGCCCCGAGTTTGCCGCTACTGGAGCGATGGTCGTCGACTCCCTGATGGGTCGGGTGGTCATCTCGTCGAGCACCACTGATGACCAGCAGCGTTGGACGATGCTGTTCCCGGGCACCACGGCCCGGACCGGCCGCGCCGTCAGCGACGTCTTGAAGGACTTGCCCAGCGGTGCTGGATGGCAGCACCACCAAAGAATTCAGACATTTCACGCACACTGA
- the mycP gene encoding type VII secretion-associated serine protease mycosin, whose amino-acid sequence MSRKPFGARVRAGAGLAGTIALLAATSMGASWAITPPVVPPGPPPPDPAPAPDWPMKQTRACTLTGVLPGSDLRELPPALALLDMPAAWQESTGAGVVVAVIDTGVAPSPRLPHLVAGGDYVMGQYGDGLSDCDAHGTLVASLIGAAPSGGPLPVRPAGAQVAPPPPAAPAPQPIPPPPPPPTVTITKTTTEPPPPPPPVEPPPPPPGPPGPPPAWGPGGSVAQAPQLPRPQVPPPTGGPDGLIGIAPDAVILAIRQSSQNFGLKDPRLDQDQEQTRRTGDINTLARAIVHAANLGARVINISLVSCIPVTKPTDQAVLGAALRYAAVDRDVVIVAAAGNAGTQGCTQNPPPATGASGWDDVVTIASPAWFDEYVLAVSATDNSGAPLMSQAASLHGPWVDLAAPGADIVGLSTSGNVINASIDEDKFKPIIGSSFSAAYVSGVAALVRAKFPQLPAAEVIHRLTATAHAPAGGRDNVVGHGVVDPLAALTWDVPPAPAKAPTPTEAPLHVPPPPPPPDPRPARMLAAQIGAGVVLVGAVLWGTTVWRRKHQR is encoded by the coding sequence ATGAGCCGCAAGCCTTTTGGCGCCCGCGTGCGTGCCGGGGCCGGACTGGCGGGCACGATTGCGCTGCTCGCCGCCACCAGCATGGGAGCGAGCTGGGCGATCACACCGCCGGTGGTGCCGCCGGGGCCGCCCCCGCCCGACCCGGCGCCGGCCCCGGACTGGCCGATGAAGCAGACACGCGCCTGCACGCTGACCGGCGTCCTTCCGGGTAGCGATCTGCGCGAGCTGCCCCCAGCGTTGGCGCTGCTGGATATGCCGGCGGCGTGGCAGGAGTCGACCGGCGCTGGAGTCGTCGTCGCGGTCATTGACACCGGAGTTGCGCCGTCCCCGCGCCTGCCCCATCTCGTGGCAGGCGGTGACTACGTGATGGGTCAGTATGGCGACGGGCTGTCTGACTGCGATGCACATGGCACTCTGGTCGCGTCGCTGATCGGCGCGGCGCCCTCGGGCGGTCCGCTGCCGGTTCGTCCGGCTGGTGCGCAGGTTGCACCGCCGCCTCCGGCAGCGCCTGCGCCGCAACCGATTCCGCCGCCACCACCGCCGCCGACTGTCACCATCACCAAGACCACCACCGAGCCGCCGCCTCCGCCGCCGCCAGTAGAACCCCCGCCTCCGCCGCCGGGGCCGCCCGGGCCGCCACCGGCGTGGGGTCCCGGCGGCTCGGTCGCGCAGGCGCCGCAGCTTCCCCGTCCGCAGGTGCCGCCGCCTACCGGTGGACCTGATGGTCTGATCGGCATCGCTCCGGATGCCGTGATTCTGGCGATCCGCCAAAGCTCGCAGAACTTCGGTTTGAAAGACCCGCGTCTGGATCAGGACCAGGAGCAGACCCGCAGGACCGGCGACATCAACACGCTGGCGCGCGCGATCGTGCATGCCGCCAACCTGGGCGCGCGGGTCATCAACATCTCGCTGGTGTCCTGCATACCGGTGACCAAGCCGACCGACCAAGCAGTCTTGGGCGCGGCCCTTCGCTATGCAGCCGTTGATCGAGACGTGGTGATTGTCGCCGCAGCAGGTAACGCGGGAACACAGGGATGCACCCAGAATCCGCCACCGGCGACCGGGGCGTCCGGCTGGGACGACGTGGTGACCATCGCCTCACCGGCCTGGTTCGACGAGTACGTGCTGGCGGTGTCGGCCACCGACAACTCCGGCGCACCGCTGATGAGCCAAGCCGCGTCGCTGCACGGGCCGTGGGTGGATCTCGCGGCGCCGGGGGCTGACATCGTGGGACTGTCGACTTCGGGCAACGTCATCAATGCCTCGATCGACGAGGACAAATTCAAACCCATCATCGGTTCCTCGTTCTCAGCGGCCTACGTCTCTGGCGTAGCAGCTCTGGTGCGGGCGAAGTTCCCGCAGCTTCCCGCGGCCGAGGTCATCCACCGGTTGACCGCCACCGCGCACGCCCCTGCCGGGGGGCGCGACAACGTAGTCGGCCACGGCGTGGTCGACCCGCTGGCAGCGTTGACGTGGGACGTCCCCCCGGCACCTGCCAAGGCGCCGACACCCACCGAAGCGCCCTTGCACGTACCGCCGCCCCCACCACCCCCGGATCCACGCCCCGCGCGCATGCTGGCCGCCCAGATCGGGGCTGGCGTGGTACTGGTCGGCGCGGTGCTGTGGGGGACAACTGTCTGGCGAAGGAAGCATCAGCGATGA
- the eccD gene encoding type VII secretion integral membrane protein EccD — protein MSPAEPTTPALCRVALLVGEDFEIDYSLPAGVALIAVTEDLVARVNEVLRERGRPLLDPEQSYRLCRADAQPLDPQKTLDECGVLDGEQLWLLPAASAETYEPVTEMVSTAIARAANQLLATLTPDMGRKVASWLLAGVVGWACLILVNWWWSIGGTDAPYGWIGAASAWAMLVVLVAAARGLSKADAETAAGRERRAAGHALSWVALVPAAAAAAMSLPGTPGLWHLAAPLVAVIAGVIVLATIWGRHVVAVAAILTVSVFAFAASVVAASTWEVRPERVAVIALIAVIVAVTWATSTAVAASGVPTPLFPSVTNRGVFERLPGQPADTVSPVGPTGVATAEQVRAWVMRGNNTLTGMMIGLAVVTVVAARYAVVPGQPGGWRYTAFVGAVCVILVLRSRSFVDRYQSVTLMVAGVGAAAVAIGRYAASDATSLKVALICVAVTLVLAVMGLLSALVVPFREYTAPMRRFVEMIEYVLLLALLPWALWLLNLYPVIRNAVRHGI, from the coding sequence GTGAGTCCCGCCGAGCCAACCACCCCGGCGCTGTGCAGGGTCGCGCTCCTGGTGGGGGAGGACTTCGAGATCGACTACTCGTTGCCCGCCGGGGTGGCGCTGATTGCGGTGACCGAGGACCTGGTGGCGCGCGTCAACGAGGTTCTGCGCGAACGGGGTCGTCCGCTGCTTGATCCCGAGCAGAGCTACCGGTTGTGCCGAGCGGACGCGCAGCCGCTGGACCCGCAGAAGACGCTGGACGAGTGTGGCGTGCTCGACGGCGAGCAGTTGTGGCTCTTGCCGGCGGCCTCGGCCGAAACTTACGAACCGGTGACGGAAATGGTTTCGACCGCCATCGCTCGCGCGGCCAATCAACTGCTGGCCACCCTGACGCCCGACATGGGGCGCAAAGTCGCCAGTTGGCTCCTTGCCGGCGTCGTGGGGTGGGCGTGCCTGATCTTGGTGAACTGGTGGTGGAGCATCGGGGGCACCGACGCGCCGTATGGCTGGATCGGCGCAGCCTCAGCCTGGGCGATGCTGGTGGTCCTTGTAGCTGCCGCCCGTGGACTGTCCAAGGCCGACGCCGAGACTGCGGCGGGCCGTGAGCGCCGCGCAGCAGGGCACGCGTTGTCCTGGGTCGCTCTCGTTCCCGCGGCCGCCGCGGCGGCCATGTCGCTGCCCGGCACTCCAGGTCTCTGGCACCTCGCTGCGCCGCTTGTCGCGGTCATCGCCGGTGTCATCGTGCTCGCAACGATATGGGGGCGCCACGTCGTGGCCGTCGCCGCGATCCTGACCGTGAGCGTGTTCGCCTTCGCGGCCTCCGTCGTCGCGGCCTCCACCTGGGAGGTCCGCCCAGAACGCGTCGCCGTCATCGCGCTGATCGCGGTGATCGTTGCCGTCACCTGGGCCACGAGCACAGCCGTCGCTGCCTCAGGCGTGCCGACCCCGCTGTTTCCCTCGGTGACCAACCGCGGGGTGTTCGAGCGGCTGCCCGGCCAGCCCGCCGACACTGTGTCCCCGGTCGGCCCGACCGGGGTGGCCACCGCCGAACAAGTCCGTGCATGGGTGATGCGCGGCAACAACACCTTGACCGGGATGATGATCGGCCTCGCGGTGGTGACCGTTGTGGCTGCGCGCTACGCGGTGGTGCCCGGCCAGCCCGGTGGATGGCGCTACACCGCCTTTGTCGGGGCGGTCTGCGTGATTCTGGTGCTTCGCTCGCGCTCGTTCGTGGACCGCTACCAGTCCGTCACGCTGATGGTCGCTGGCGTGGGTGCAGCAGCGGTTGCCATCGGCCGTTACGCCGCCAGCGATGCCACCAGCCTCAAGGTGGCGTTGATCTGTGTCGCGGTCACCCTCGTCCTCGCGGTAATGGGATTGCTGTCTGCACTCGTTGTGCCCTTCCGTGAATACACCGCTCCGATGCGACGGTTCGTGGAGATGATCGAGTACGTGCTGCTGCTGGCACTGCTGCCCTGGGCGCTGTGGCTGCTCAACCTGTACCCGGTGATCCGCAACGCGGTCAGGCACGGGATATGA
- a CDS encoding MinD/ParA family ATP-binding protein, with protein MTESRDQQFFDALNNTGRDEDDEAHADAPDAAGPGDTPPPASPSYPQPRFAADGPQGDPASGRHHVDPPISAGGSWGQPLETTGYNPPPPWQNSAPGTDAESPSQPDIPTAPASSDAPEVEGLNESGDASPIQEMNNRPDGFTADEPIGGAPHTAGPAAPADGPHHPDEGRAAPPPPPAWAPRPSGQPSSFGGDADRQELAPGRPAPRPVAPEERTQFLSRDVLRNALGPNATPPPPPPGWPAQGGGPQPGLRPRSTLPPGWPARGPELPPAESVAPSGPRPPEWDWSQSAGTGGAELRSEQISASELNAPRKIPSSRGWRKWLYYGTFKLINTGESPDEQLLRNLNATVAGHLRGTYSIVVLGGKGGVGKTTTTASIGSTFASLRKDKVIAIDANPDRASNLADRIDPKATNSYKDVLSDRNLHGYSDIRSHVGMNEAAGLDVLGNRYQSDRPPLTAKVYTDTHTVLQRFYSVLISDSGTDVDHQVFPGLMGRADALIMVASTAPDGAKGAAELMDWAYQAGYHRLLQRTVVVINDVRGDKGKAHRKLVDSLVEKFSRWVSPQRVFVVPFDPHIASAGVIDINELRAETRRRYLEITARLATGFNSSEDGQ; from the coding sequence ATGACCGAGTCCAGAGATCAACAGTTCTTCGACGCACTGAACAACACGGGACGCGACGAAGATGACGAGGCGCACGCGGATGCGCCAGACGCCGCCGGACCGGGCGACACACCGCCGCCAGCATCCCCCAGCTATCCGCAGCCACGATTTGCTGCGGATGGGCCGCAGGGCGACCCGGCGAGCGGCAGGCACCACGTCGATCCACCCATCAGCGCGGGCGGCAGTTGGGGGCAACCCCTCGAGACGACGGGTTACAACCCGCCGCCGCCGTGGCAGAACAGCGCGCCGGGAACCGACGCCGAGTCACCTTCGCAACCTGACATCCCCACGGCGCCTGCATCTTCGGACGCACCAGAGGTGGAGGGCCTTAACGAAAGCGGCGACGCCAGCCCCATCCAGGAGATGAATAACCGGCCGGATGGCTTCACGGCGGACGAGCCGATCGGCGGGGCGCCGCACACCGCTGGACCGGCGGCCCCGGCGGACGGGCCGCACCATCCAGACGAGGGTCGCGCAGCGCCGCCACCACCGCCGGCATGGGCTCCTCGGCCCAGCGGACAACCGTCATCCTTCGGGGGGGACGCCGACCGGCAGGAACTAGCGCCAGGTCGGCCTGCTCCTCGCCCGGTGGCTCCCGAAGAACGAACACAGTTTCTGTCCCGCGACGTGCTGCGAAATGCGCTGGGCCCCAACGCGACACCACCACCACCGCCTCCCGGGTGGCCCGCCCAGGGCGGCGGCCCCCAACCCGGCCTGCGACCGCGGTCAACCCTGCCGCCAGGCTGGCCCGCGCGTGGGCCGGAGCTGCCGCCCGCTGAATCGGTCGCGCCCAGCGGGCCGCGGCCACCGGAGTGGGACTGGTCGCAAAGCGCCGGGACCGGTGGCGCAGAGCTGCGCAGTGAGCAGATCTCTGCATCCGAGCTCAACGCGCCTCGCAAGATTCCCTCGTCACGAGGATGGCGAAAGTGGCTCTACTACGGCACTTTCAAGCTCATCAACACCGGCGAGTCGCCGGATGAGCAGCTGTTGCGCAACCTCAACGCGACTGTGGCCGGCCACCTGCGAGGCACCTATTCGATCGTTGTCCTGGGCGGCAAGGGCGGCGTGGGTAAGACGACGACCACCGCGTCGATCGGGTCGACGTTCGCCTCGCTGCGCAAGGATAAGGTTATTGCGATCGACGCCAACCCCGATCGCGCCTCCAACCTGGCCGATCGGATCGACCCCAAGGCCACGAACTCCTATAAGGACGTGCTGTCTGACCGGAACTTGCACGGCTACAGTGATATTCGCTCGCACGTCGGCATGAACGAGGCTGCCGGTTTGGATGTTTTGGGTAATCGCTACCAGAGCGATCGTCCGCCGCTGACCGCCAAGGTCTACACCGACACGCACACGGTGCTGCAACGCTTCTACAGCGTGCTGATCAGCGACTCGGGCACCGACGTCGACCACCAGGTCTTTCCAGGTCTGATGGGTCGTGCCGATGCCCTGATCATGGTGGCCTCGACGGCGCCGGACGGCGCCAAAGGTGCTGCCGAACTGATGGATTGGGCCTATCAGGCCGGCTATCACCGGCTGCTGCAGCGCACCGTGGTCGTCATCAACGATGTGCGCGGCGATAAGGGGAAAGCCCATCGCAAGCTGGTCGACTCGCTGGTGGAGAAGTTCTCCCGGTGGGTCAGTCCACAGCGCGTCTTCGTGGTTCCGTTCGACCCTCACATCGCTTCGGCAGGGGTGATTGACATCAATGAGCTGCGCGCGGAGACCCGCCGGCGTTACCTGGAGATCACCGCTCGGCTGGCAACGGGCTTTAACAGCAGCGAGGACGGGCAGTGA
- a CDS encoding helicase-related protein produces MTQPTPKPTFLVNRDGETVAGAINAHLAHLRRTLKDPYELLIASAYFNVGGYQLLAEELDHPHRVRLLLGAEPDPAPAPRRLNQPAAPARARAAELRRALEGQGRDLAQARDLLGFSRDSDKHARQLVEWLRHDHVEVRRLTDRFLHGKTYLTITDHDEGVVAGSSNFTYAGLARNIELNLGQYHPQTVTEVRQWFDELWDVAEPFDLAALYDARFEAHPPQLIYLRMLWERYGGEISAEADDSAGGTIHLTTFQRDGLWRARRILTERRGVLIADEVGLGKTFLAGKLIEDAAIARRQRVLVVAPATLRDGPWRRFASDFNLPIELRSFDDLVGDQRLNPEASGFILDQDPDDYALIVVDEAHNARNPATRRAEAIRRLLAGRYRKDLVLLTATPVNNSLWDLYYLLLYFLRNDAVFADLGIPSLRDHFGRAMALNPDDLSPEYLFDILDAVAVRRTRPFVKRFYPADTVRIGGTEVPITFPTPRVHKVTYDLDAVLPGFFDRFAAALDVDDAHPPNPELHPEVLTLARYAPSRYGPGGIAAREAQLAGLLRSGLLKRFESSPYAFARTCEKMAASHDSFLELLAAGKVAAGVALREWAATDSDDSDLVEEFMRVHAEDLENAGDYDVASLRAHVEHDRALLRSLATEAATVTSGADPNLNAVIDELALIAAQAASEGVGEDDTRDKRKVLIFSYFADTVDWIERRLREVAQTDERLAVYQDRIASLHGSDTDKRDQLWGFAPATTDAPTDENRYDILVTTDVLAEGVNLQQARHIINYDLPWNPMRLVQRHGRIDRIGSRHTEVFMRCVFPDRRLDDLLRLEERLHRKIQQAAAAVGVGEILPGSATSDLTFAETRDEIERLRAGDASIFEFGGVGASALSGEEYRQELRKALDNTDLAETIAALPWGSGSGMAVPAGLPGYIFCVRVADHPTPQFRYVRPAFGDSPAEVVEDTLACLDRVRPRDEWDTPRDLSPQMYEGAFEAWAVARDHVVERWNFLADPANIAPVVPPVMRRASQTVQDHASTVQIEDLDRAVEALEAPYADRILRLFRLAMSIEHPQQRATRIIELVDELGLEPPPPPDPLPEIRDEDVHLVCWMALVPPTDQPESSSQVVVDVGSDDAGSLIGS; encoded by the coding sequence ATGACTCAGCCGACGCCGAAGCCGACGTTTCTGGTCAACCGCGACGGTGAAACGGTCGCCGGGGCGATCAACGCGCATTTGGCGCATCTGCGCCGCACGCTCAAAGATCCATACGAGCTGTTGATCGCCTCGGCGTACTTCAACGTAGGCGGCTACCAGCTGCTGGCCGAGGAGCTGGACCACCCGCATCGGGTACGGCTACTGCTGGGGGCCGAGCCCGATCCGGCGCCGGCGCCGCGGAGGCTCAACCAGCCCGCTGCGCCGGCGCGGGCCCGCGCAGCGGAATTGCGGCGCGCCCTAGAAGGGCAGGGCCGCGATCTTGCGCAGGCCAGAGATTTGCTTGGTTTCAGCCGGGATTCAGACAAGCACGCACGGCAGCTAGTGGAGTGGTTGCGCCACGATCATGTCGAGGTGCGTCGGCTCACTGACCGGTTCCTGCACGGTAAGACGTATCTGACCATCACAGATCACGACGAGGGTGTCGTCGCCGGATCGTCGAACTTCACCTATGCGGGCTTGGCGCGCAACATCGAGCTCAATCTCGGTCAGTATCACCCGCAGACGGTCACCGAGGTTCGTCAGTGGTTCGACGAATTATGGGATGTGGCTGAGCCTTTCGACCTGGCAGCCCTCTACGACGCGAGATTTGAGGCGCACCCGCCGCAGCTGATCTATCTAAGGATGCTGTGGGAGCGCTACGGCGGCGAGATCAGCGCCGAAGCGGATGACAGCGCCGGTGGAACCATCCATTTGACGACATTTCAGCGTGACGGCTTATGGCGGGCGCGACGCATTCTCACTGAGCGTCGGGGTGTGCTGATCGCCGACGAGGTCGGCCTGGGCAAGACATTCCTGGCAGGCAAACTCATTGAAGATGCGGCGATCGCGAGACGTCAGCGGGTGCTGGTGGTGGCGCCGGCGACCCTGCGGGACGGGCCGTGGCGCCGTTTCGCCTCGGACTTCAATCTGCCGATCGAGTTGCGGTCGTTCGATGACCTGGTGGGCGATCAGCGCCTCAACCCGGAGGCATCCGGCTTCATTCTGGATCAGGATCCCGACGACTACGCGCTGATCGTTGTCGACGAAGCTCACAACGCGCGCAACCCGGCGACACGGAGGGCGGAGGCCATCCGCCGGCTGTTAGCTGGGCGCTACCGGAAGGATCTGGTGTTGTTGACGGCGACACCGGTGAACAACAGCCTTTGGGACCTTTACTACTTGCTGTTGTACTTCCTGCGCAACGATGCGGTGTTCGCTGATTTGGGGATCCCCTCTCTGCGTGATCATTTCGGGCGGGCGATGGCGCTCAACCCTGACGATCTGTCGCCTGAGTATCTGTTCGACATTCTCGACGCTGTCGCAGTGCGGCGGACCCGTCCGTTCGTAAAGCGGTTCTATCCAGCCGATACGGTCCGCATCGGGGGTACCGAGGTACCGATTACATTCCCGACTCCACGAGTGCACAAGGTCACCTACGATCTTGATGCGGTACTGCCGGGATTCTTCGACCGGTTCGCCGCCGCACTAGATGTCGACGATGCTCACCCGCCGAATCCGGAGCTTCATCCGGAAGTCTTGACGTTGGCGCGGTATGCGCCATCGCGATACGGGCCGGGTGGGATCGCGGCCCGAGAGGCCCAGTTGGCCGGGCTGCTGCGGTCGGGTCTGCTGAAACGATTCGAGTCGTCGCCGTACGCGTTCGCCCGGACCTGCGAGAAGATGGCGGCCAGCCACGACAGCTTTTTGGAGCTGCTGGCGGCCGGGAAAGTGGCGGCCGGCGTGGCGTTACGGGAGTGGGCGGCAACCGATTCCGATGATAGCGATCTCGTTGAAGAGTTCATGCGGGTACACGCCGAGGATCTGGAGAATGCCGGCGACTATGACGTGGCGTCGCTGCGTGCGCATGTAGAGCACGATCGGGCGCTGTTAAGGAGCCTTGCCACGGAGGCAGCCACGGTAACCAGTGGGGCTGACCCGAACCTGAACGCGGTCATCGATGAGCTCGCGTTAATCGCCGCGCAGGCCGCATCTGAGGGAGTCGGGGAGGATGACACCCGCGACAAGCGGAAGGTGTTAATTTTCAGCTACTTTGCCGACACGGTTGATTGGATTGAGCGGCGGCTCCGTGAGGTAGCTCAGACCGATGAACGGTTGGCGGTGTACCAGGACCGGATCGCGTCGCTGCACGGCAGCGATACCGATAAGCGGGATCAGTTGTGGGGGTTCGCGCCGGCGACCACCGATGCACCCACCGATGAGAATCGGTACGACATCCTCGTAACGACCGATGTCCTGGCTGAGGGCGTGAATCTTCAGCAGGCCCGGCACATCATCAACTACGACCTGCCGTGGAATCCGATGCGCCTGGTGCAGCGGCACGGGCGCATCGACCGCATCGGATCACGGCACACCGAGGTGTTCATGCGGTGCGTGTTTCCGGACCGTCGCCTCGACGATCTGTTGAGACTTGAGGAGCGTCTGCACCGCAAGATTCAGCAAGCAGCGGCCGCGGTGGGCGTAGGGGAGATCCTGCCCGGGTCGGCGACATCGGATCTGACGTTCGCTGAAACACGCGATGAGATTGAGCGGTTGCGCGCCGGGGATGCCAGCATCTTCGAGTTTGGTGGCGTGGGGGCCAGCGCCCTGTCCGGTGAGGAGTATCGGCAGGAATTGCGAAAGGCGTTGGACAACACCGACTTAGCTGAGACGATCGCAGCGCTGCCGTGGGGTTCCGGTTCGGGCATGGCGGTGCCGGCCGGGCTGCCTGGTTACATCTTTTGTGTGCGGGTCGCTGATCACCCCACACCTCAGTTTCGGTACGTCCGGCCAGCTTTCGGGGACTCCCCAGCTGAGGTCGTCGAGGACACGTTGGCGTGCTTGGACCGGGTGCGGCCGCGCGATGAGTGGGACACCCCGCGCGACCTGTCGCCGCAGATGTATGAGGGGGCGTTCGAGGCGTGGGCCGTCGCCCGAGATCATGTTGTGGAGCGATGGAATTTTCTGGCCGATCCCGCGAATATCGCTCCGGTCGTGCCCCCGGTGATGCGGCGGGCGTCGCAGACGGTGCAGGATCACGCCTCCACGGTGCAGATCGAGGATCTCGATCGTGCCGTGGAGGCGCTCGAGGCACCGTACGCGGACCGAATTCTGCGGTTGTTCCGGCTCGCCATGTCAATTGAGCACCCGCAGCAGAGGGCCACCCGAATAATTGAACTCGTCGACGAACTCGGTTTAGAGCCTCCGCCGCCACCGGATCCGCTACCTGAGATTCGTGATGAAGATGTGCATCTGGTCTGCTGGATGGCGTTGGTGCCGCCGACCGATCAACCAGAGTCCTCATCGCAGGTTGTGGTGGACGTGGGCTCAGACGATGCAGGTTCTCTGATCGGGTCCTAA
- the eccE gene encoding type VII secretion protein EccE, translated as MKERIWSARADLRAALPTEILALLGTAIAVAFGGPWWAGAAGGAALGALLFMVKAARLTPWRWLTRSIGRLRHKEHRVETGEFVDVDSDGQLLGVHLDEHTLVTMVNVWGRPYIPTLLRPQGAETPNTLPLSVIAEQMQRFGLGVDVDVIAQGRRTASDNYGQFYAQLLADRPAAGQRSTMLVIRMDTRSPDTTAGLMWRSDAAAAVAAVTRRITRALRQSGCRAEPMTAADMRQAVLDMHGGSKEDIESTFREGWKDLTHRGTHVTSYYLSAEDLTADRLDDMWAIASEHTLLALHLRRSSEGITVSATVRFTTAQPLLTPPAVILNRYTGRQWWALSALLPGAERISGMPARTLTADLDAAVAIGSSGVMLGKVDDALLLMPLRDPGGPTRIVIDADDDLAVRQLIRRASASGEVVAVYDPRRRWAMAAASSRIWNTTDPRAQPPRPPTVVVHNGSSNPYPGALVSISVGAGPRSVEPDVRITQRNGRIRIETERFTARLDAVTFRNEQTFLN; from the coding sequence ATGAAGGAACGCATCTGGAGCGCGCGCGCCGATCTTCGCGCCGCACTGCCCACCGAAATCCTTGCCCTGCTCGGCACGGCCATCGCTGTTGCCTTCGGCGGGCCCTGGTGGGCCGGTGCAGCCGGCGGCGCGGCCCTGGGGGCGCTGCTGTTCATGGTGAAAGCCGCACGGCTGACCCCCTGGCGGTGGCTCACGCGGTCCATCGGGCGGCTGCGCCATAAGGAACACCGTGTCGAGACCGGCGAGTTCGTCGACGTCGACAGCGATGGTCAGCTGCTGGGTGTGCACCTCGACGAGCACACCCTTGTGACGATGGTCAACGTATGGGGTCGGCCCTACATCCCGACCCTGCTGCGACCGCAAGGCGCTGAGACCCCGAATACGCTGCCGCTGAGCGTGATTGCCGAGCAGATGCAGCGCTTTGGGCTCGGGGTGGACGTCGATGTGATCGCGCAGGGCCGCCGCACGGCCAGCGACAACTACGGTCAGTTCTATGCCCAGCTCTTGGCCGACCGGCCCGCGGCCGGGCAGCGCAGCACCATGCTGGTGATCCGCATGGATACCCGCTCACCGGACACCACTGCCGGACTGATGTGGCGTAGCGACGCCGCGGCCGCGGTCGCGGCGGTCACTCGTCGCATCACGCGGGCTCTGCGCCAAAGTGGTTGCCGCGCAGAACCGATGACGGCCGCCGATATGCGCCAGGCGGTTCTTGACATGCACGGCGGCAGCAAGGAAGACATCGAGAGCACCTTCCGCGAAGGGTGGAAAGACCTCACCCACCGCGGAACCCACGTCACCAGCTACTACCTCAGCGCCGAGGACCTCACGGCGGACCGCCTCGACGACATGTGGGCGATCGCCTCAGAGCACACGCTGCTGGCGCTGCACCTGCGGCGCTCGAGCGAGGGGATCACCGTGTCGGCAACGGTGCGGTTCACCACGGCGCAGCCGCTGCTCACACCGCCGGCGGTCATCCTCAACCGCTACACCGGTCGCCAGTGGTGGGCGCTGTCAGCGCTGCTACCCGGTGCTGAACGGATCAGCGGCATGCCGGCACGAACGCTGACCGCCGATCTCGACGCCGCCGTGGCCATCGGCTCATCGGGGGTCATGCTGGGCAAGGTGGACGACGCCCTGTTGCTCATGCCGCTGCGTGACCCGGGCGGGCCGACCCGCATCGTCATCGATGCCGACGACGATCTCGCGGTCCGCCAACTCATTCGTCGCGCTTCGGCCAGCGGTGAAGTTGTCGCGGTGTATGACCCGCGCCGCCGCTGGGCCATGGCCGCGGCCTCGTCGCGGATATGGAACACGACCGACCCTCGCGCGCAGCCGCCGAGGCCTCCGACTGTGGTGGTGCACAACGGGTCCAGCAATCCCTATCCCGGTGCGCTCGTCAGTATCAGCGTCGGCGCCGGACCTCGTTCCGTCGAGCCCGATGTGCGCATCACCCAGCGCAACGGTCGAATCCGCATCGAAACCGAACGGTTCACTGCGCGCCTGGATGCGGTGACGTTCCGCAACGAACAGACCTTCCTGAATTGA